A DNA window from Eretmochelys imbricata isolate rEreImb1 chromosome 3, rEreImb1.hap1, whole genome shotgun sequence contains the following coding sequences:
- the APMAP gene encoding adipocyte plasma membrane-associated protein isoform X2: protein MTFLILAVCLIIPLLGAIVLLECPIDPQPLSFKEPPLLTGALEPNIKLRQAERIFENQLVGPESIASIGDVLFTGTADGKILKIEDGKIKTLARLGQGPCRTREDELTCGRPLGIRAGPNNTLFVADAYYGIYEIDPVTGDVKMLLSTSEPVDGHKMSFVNDLTLTRDGRKIFFTDSSSKWHRRDYSFLVMEGTDDGSLLEYDTVTKEVKVLMVGLRFPNGVQLSPAEDFVLVAETTLARIRRYYVSGLMKGGADIFVENMPGFPDNIRLSSSGGYWVAMSAVRPNPGFSMVDFISEKPWIKRIIFKLLSQETVMKFVPKYSLVIELGETGSYKRSFHDPNGMVVTYISEAHEHNGYLYLGSFRSPFICRLNLEHV from the exons ATGACCTTCCTGATTTTGGCTGTGTGCCTAATTATTCCCTTGCTTGGAGCAATAGTTCTTCTGGAATGTCCAATAGACCCTCAACCTCTAAG CTTCAAAGAACCCCCCCTCCTGACTGGTGCATTAGAGCCAAATATTAAGTTGCGACAAGCAGAGAGGATATTTGAAAACCAACTTGTTGGACCAGAATCTATTGCCAGTATTGGTG ATGTGCTGTTTACTGGCACAGCTGATGGAAAGATTCTAAAAATTGAAGATGGGAAAATAAAAACGTTAGCCAGACTTGGCCAGGGTCCATGCA GAACCAGGGAAGATGAGCTCACCTGCGGGAGACCCCTTGGCATCAGAGCTGGGCCAAATAATACCCTGTTTGTGGCAGATGCCTATTACGGAATATATGAAATTGATCCTGTCACAG GTGACGTGAAAATGCTATTATCAACCAGTGAACCAGTTGATGGTCACAAAATGTCCTTTGTGAATGACCTCACATTGACTCGGGATGGGAGGAAAATCTTCTTCACAGATTCCAGCAGTAAATGGCATAGGAGGGATTATTCGTTCTTGGTTATGGAAGGCACAGATGATGGAAG CCTGCTTGAATATGACACTGTAACAAAAGAAGTGAAAGTCTTAATGGTGGGACTGAGGTTTCCGAATGGAgtccagctctctcctgctgaagatTTTGTGTTGGTAGCAGAAACGACCTTAGCTAGAATAAGGAG ATACTATGTCTCTGGATTAATGAAAGGTGGAGCAGATATATTTGTAGAAAACATGCCCGGCTTTCCAGATAATATCCGGTTAAGCAGCTCTGGGGGATATTGGGTAGCCATGTCAGCTGTTCGACCCAATCCTGGATTTTCTATGGTGGATTTCATATCTGAAAAACCATGGATTAAAAGAATAATATTTAAG ttGCTAAGTCAAGAAACTGTGATGAAGTTTGTGCCCAAGTATAGCCTTGTCATAGAACTTGGCGAAACTGGATCCTACAAAAGAAGCTTTCATGATCCCAATGGAATGGTGGTAACTTACATTAGTGAGGCACATGAACATAATGGATATCTTTACCTGGGCTCCTTCCGGTCTCCGTTTATTTGCAGACTTAACCTTGAGCATGTTTAA
- the APMAP gene encoding adipocyte plasma membrane-associated protein isoform X1: MNEAEGLRQRRAVRPQVITEDTPAQAAKDGSTYSSKVFRMTFLILAVCLIIPLLGAIVLLECPIDPQPLSFKEPPLLTGALEPNIKLRQAERIFENQLVGPESIASIGDVLFTGTADGKILKIEDGKIKTLARLGQGPCRTREDELTCGRPLGIRAGPNNTLFVADAYYGIYEIDPVTGDVKMLLSTSEPVDGHKMSFVNDLTLTRDGRKIFFTDSSSKWHRRDYSFLVMEGTDDGSLLEYDTVTKEVKVLMVGLRFPNGVQLSPAEDFVLVAETTLARIRRYYVSGLMKGGADIFVENMPGFPDNIRLSSSGGYWVAMSAVRPNPGFSMVDFISEKPWIKRIIFKLLSQETVMKFVPKYSLVIELGETGSYKRSFHDPNGMVVTYISEAHEHNGYLYLGSFRSPFICRLNLEHV; this comes from the exons ATGAATGAGGCTGAGGGCCTGCGGCAGCGCCGCGCTGTGCGGCCCCAGGTCATCACGGAGGACACCCCCGCTCAGGCGGCCAAGGATGGCAG TACTTACAGCAGCAAGGTGTTCCGTATGACCTTCCTGATTTTGGCTGTGTGCCTAATTATTCCCTTGCTTGGAGCAATAGTTCTTCTGGAATGTCCAATAGACCCTCAACCTCTAAG CTTCAAAGAACCCCCCCTCCTGACTGGTGCATTAGAGCCAAATATTAAGTTGCGACAAGCAGAGAGGATATTTGAAAACCAACTTGTTGGACCAGAATCTATTGCCAGTATTGGTG ATGTGCTGTTTACTGGCACAGCTGATGGAAAGATTCTAAAAATTGAAGATGGGAAAATAAAAACGTTAGCCAGACTTGGCCAGGGTCCATGCA GAACCAGGGAAGATGAGCTCACCTGCGGGAGACCCCTTGGCATCAGAGCTGGGCCAAATAATACCCTGTTTGTGGCAGATGCCTATTACGGAATATATGAAATTGATCCTGTCACAG GTGACGTGAAAATGCTATTATCAACCAGTGAACCAGTTGATGGTCACAAAATGTCCTTTGTGAATGACCTCACATTGACTCGGGATGGGAGGAAAATCTTCTTCACAGATTCCAGCAGTAAATGGCATAGGAGGGATTATTCGTTCTTGGTTATGGAAGGCACAGATGATGGAAG CCTGCTTGAATATGACACTGTAACAAAAGAAGTGAAAGTCTTAATGGTGGGACTGAGGTTTCCGAATGGAgtccagctctctcctgctgaagatTTTGTGTTGGTAGCAGAAACGACCTTAGCTAGAATAAGGAG ATACTATGTCTCTGGATTAATGAAAGGTGGAGCAGATATATTTGTAGAAAACATGCCCGGCTTTCCAGATAATATCCGGTTAAGCAGCTCTGGGGGATATTGGGTAGCCATGTCAGCTGTTCGACCCAATCCTGGATTTTCTATGGTGGATTTCATATCTGAAAAACCATGGATTAAAAGAATAATATTTAAG ttGCTAAGTCAAGAAACTGTGATGAAGTTTGTGCCCAAGTATAGCCTTGTCATAGAACTTGGCGAAACTGGATCCTACAAAAGAAGCTTTCATGATCCCAATGGAATGGTGGTAACTTACATTAGTGAGGCACATGAACATAATGGATATCTTTACCTGGGCTCCTTCCGGTCTCCGTTTATTTGCAGACTTAACCTTGAGCATGTTTAA